Proteins from one Halovivax limisalsi genomic window:
- a CDS encoding replication factor C large subunit has protein sequence MSDWTETYRPDTLSAVRGNDKARDQLREWAETWDEHREAVIVHGSPGVGKTSAAHALANDMGWPVMELNASDHRGKEVIERVAGEASKTGTLTAGTSGRRLLILDEADNFHGNADYGGSRAVTNVVKSADQPMVLVANEFYDMSNSLRNACRSIEFRDVSARSIVPVLRDICRKEDVEFEPEALEAIAESTSGDLRSAVNDLQAVAEDAERLTREDVVTGERDRTEGIFDFLDALIKEEDAEGALQAAYDVDETPDDLINWIEDNVPKDYHGAELADAYGYLANGDRWLGRVRSTQEYSYWRYVTDNITAGVAASRREPKGGWTRYGPPSYWSKLGRTRGSRDTRDAIAERIAEREGISVATARNDVLPYLSAMTHHCHNRDLTVAMTAAYELDEAEVSFVTGSGKTTNKVENVVADAEDRREERVVSNAGDAFLDATRGDAPAEPTDGSDDQETLDGEPSPNGGGDEAVGSSKADTESSADAVDEPSDDDNPSDGGESDEDQAGLGDFV, from the coding sequence ATGAGCGACTGGACGGAGACGTACCGCCCCGACACCCTGTCGGCGGTCCGGGGCAACGACAAGGCTCGCGATCAGCTGCGCGAGTGGGCCGAGACCTGGGACGAGCACCGCGAGGCCGTGATCGTCCACGGGAGCCCCGGCGTGGGCAAGACCTCCGCGGCGCACGCGCTCGCGAACGACATGGGGTGGCCGGTGATGGAACTCAACGCGAGCGACCACCGTGGGAAGGAAGTGATCGAGCGCGTCGCCGGCGAGGCGTCGAAGACGGGGACGCTCACCGCCGGGACGAGCGGGCGCCGGCTGCTGATTCTCGACGAGGCCGACAACTTCCACGGGAACGCCGACTACGGCGGATCGCGGGCCGTCACGAACGTCGTCAAATCCGCCGACCAGCCCATGGTTCTCGTCGCGAACGAGTTCTACGACATGAGTAACTCGCTGCGAAACGCCTGTCGGTCGATCGAGTTCCGCGACGTCTCGGCGCGCTCGATCGTGCCCGTCCTGCGCGACATCTGCCGCAAGGAGGACGTCGAGTTCGAACCGGAGGCGCTCGAGGCCATCGCCGAGAGCACGAGCGGGGACCTCCGGTCGGCGGTCAACGACCTCCAGGCGGTCGCCGAAGACGCGGAGCGGCTCACCCGCGAGGACGTCGTCACCGGCGAGCGCGATCGAACGGAGGGCATCTTCGACTTCCTCGACGCGCTCATCAAGGAGGAAGACGCGGAGGGTGCCCTGCAGGCCGCCTACGACGTCGACGAGACGCCGGACGACCTGATCAACTGGATCGAGGACAACGTCCCGAAGGACTACCACGGCGCGGAGCTCGCCGACGCCTACGGCTACCTGGCCAACGGCGACCGCTGGCTCGGTCGCGTCCGCTCGACGCAGGAGTACTCCTACTGGCGCTACGTGACCGACAACATCACCGCCGGCGTGGCCGCCTCTCGCCGCGAGCCGAAGGGCGGCTGGACGCGCTACGGCCCGCCGAGTTACTGGTCGAAACTCGGTCGCACCCGCGGGAGCCGGGACACGCGCGACGCCATCGCCGAGCGCATCGCCGAGCGGGAGGGCATCAGCGTCGCGACGGCGCGAAACGACGTCCTGCCGTACCTCTCGGCGATGACCCACCACTGTCACAACCGCGACCTGACCGTCGCGATGACCGCCGCCTACGAACTCGACGAGGCGGAGGTCTCGTTCGTCACCGGCAGCGGCAAGACGACCAACAAGGTCGAGAACGTCGTCGCGGACGCCGAAGACCGCCGCGAAGAGCGCGTCGTCTCGAACGCGGGCGACGCCTTCCTCGACGCGACGCGCGGGGACGCACCGGCCGAGCCGACGGACGGCTCGGACGACCAGGAGACGCTCGACGGCGAGCCGTCCCCGAACGGCGGGGGGGACGAGGCGGTCGGTTCCTCGAAGGCGGACACCGAATCGAGTGCGGACGCCGTCGACGAACCGTCCGACGACGACAATCCGTCCGACGGGGGCGAATCGGACGAGGATCAGGCGGGACTCGGCGACTTCGTCTAG
- the hisC gene encoding histidinol-phosphate transaminase yields MHTRDLSTHDVYEAGRGIEEVARELGREPDEFVKLASNENPHGPSPNAVEALRATADEVNSYPKAVHADLTDALAERWGVDAAQIWLSAGGDGAIDYLSRATLEPGDSVLVPEPGFAYYGMSARYHHGTVETYELSKASDFEQNAETVLSAYDGQRVVYLTSPHNPAGSTASLADIERIAAETHDRTLVVVDEAYGEYADANSAVALLDGRDGFDARDDVAVVRTFSKAYGLAGLRLGYAIVPADWADAYARVNTPFAVSVPACRAGLAALSDDEHVERSVETARWAREYLADEVDAPVRTGEGNFVLVDVGDAGVVASRLRERGIIVRDCTSFGLPSCIRVTCGTEAETKRAAATLNEVLASVDAERDGRPEVSDA; encoded by the coding sequence ATGCACACGCGTGATCTCTCGACCCACGACGTCTACGAGGCGGGTCGGGGAATCGAGGAGGTCGCACGCGAACTCGGGCGCGAGCCCGACGAGTTCGTCAAACTGGCCTCCAACGAGAATCCCCACGGGCCCTCGCCGAACGCCGTCGAGGCCCTCCGGGCCACTGCGGACGAGGTGAATTCGTACCCGAAGGCCGTCCACGCGGACCTGACGGACGCGCTCGCCGAACGATGGGGCGTCGACGCCGCGCAGATCTGGCTCTCGGCGGGCGGTGACGGGGCGATCGATTACCTCTCGCGAGCCACGCTCGAGCCCGGCGACTCGGTGCTCGTACCCGAGCCCGGCTTCGCGTACTACGGGATGAGCGCCCGGTATCACCACGGAACGGTCGAGACGTACGAGCTCTCGAAGGCCTCGGACTTCGAACAGAACGCCGAGACCGTGCTATCGGCGTACGACGGGCAGCGCGTCGTCTACCTCACCAGCCCGCACAACCCGGCCGGGTCGACCGCGTCGCTCGCGGATATCGAACGAATCGCCGCCGAAACCCACGACCGGACGCTCGTCGTCGTCGACGAGGCGTACGGTGAATACGCGGACGCGAACAGCGCCGTGGCGCTTCTCGATGGGCGAGACGGCTTCGACGCGCGCGACGACGTCGCGGTAGTTCGGACGTTCTCGAAAGCGTACGGTCTCGCCGGGTTGCGCCTCGGCTACGCGATCGTGCCGGCCGACTGGGCGGACGCCTACGCCCGGGTCAACACGCCCTTCGCCGTGAGCGTCCCGGCTTGCCGGGCCGGTCTCGCCGCCCTCTCCGACGACGAACACGTCGAGCGCTCGGTCGAGACGGCCCGCTGGGCGCGCGAGTACCTCGCGGACGAAGTCGACGCGCCGGTCCGGACGGGGGAGGGTAACTTCGTCCTCGTCGACGTCGGCGACGCGGGTGTCGTCGCGTCACGACTACGGGAGCGAGGGATCATCGTCCGGGACTGCACGAGCTTCGGCCTTCCATCCTGCATTCGCGTGACGTGCGGGACCGAGGCCGAAACGAAACGCGCCGCCGCGACGCTCAACGAGGTGCTCGCGTCGGTGGACGCCGAGCGAGACGGGCGACCGGAGGTGTCGGACGCGTGA
- the tpiA gene encoding triose-phosphate isomerase, which translates to MFVLVNCKTYPCDPVAVAEAAASVGRGTDARLAIAPPTTHLRAVAETGVETWAQHVDAVDPGSNTGHTLAENAADAGATGTLLNHSERRLTLASIDGAVAASREAGLETIVCANNPDQVAAACALGPDAVAVEPPELIGTGTPVSQGDPDVVEDAVAAAARVDESVSVLCGAGISTGADVDAARALGADGVLLASGVAKASDPGAALDDLVSSI; encoded by the coding sequence ATGTTCGTTCTCGTCAACTGTAAGACCTACCCGTGCGATCCGGTCGCGGTCGCCGAGGCGGCCGCGTCGGTCGGGCGCGGTACCGACGCCAGACTCGCGATCGCACCGCCGACGACGCACCTCCGCGCGGTTGCGGAGACGGGGGTCGAAACCTGGGCCCAGCACGTCGACGCCGTCGACCCGGGCAGCAACACCGGCCACACGCTGGCCGAGAACGCGGCCGACGCCGGTGCGACCGGGACGCTACTCAACCACTCCGAACGGCGACTCACGCTCGCCTCGATCGACGGCGCCGTCGCGGCGAGTCGCGAGGCGGGGCTGGAGACGATCGTCTGTGCGAACAACCCGGACCAAGTCGCCGCCGCGTGCGCGCTCGGGCCCGACGCCGTCGCCGTCGAACCGCCCGAGCTCATCGGGACCGGGACGCCCGTCAGTCAGGGGGACCCCGACGTCGTCGAAGACGCCGTGGCCGCGGCGGCTCGCGTCGACGAATCGGTCTCGGTCCTCTGCGGCGCCGGCATCTCGACGGGCGCCGACGTCGACGCGGCACGAGCGCTCGGCGCGGATGGCGTATTGCTCGCAAGCGGCGTCGCGAAAGCGTCCGATCCCGGAGCCGCGCTCGACGACCTCGTATCGTCAATCTAA
- a CDS encoding adenylate kinase family protein, with product MRVAVTGTPGTGKTTATARLADRLDEHDLVHLNEVIEDESLYTDVDDERDSVIADLDALDAVLADRRDVVFESHLAHHLDADRVVVLRCEPATLERRLRERGESEAKARENAESEALDVILSEAVEAHGLDSVYEIETTEEPPDSVARSIEAVLAGDRAPSAGEVDYVGYLQ from the coding sequence GTGAGAGTCGCCGTGACCGGGACGCCGGGAACCGGGAAGACGACGGCGACGGCGCGCCTGGCCGACCGCCTCGACGAGCACGACCTCGTCCACCTGAACGAGGTGATCGAGGACGAGTCGCTCTACACCGACGTCGACGACGAGCGCGACAGCGTGATCGCCGACCTGGACGCCCTCGACGCCGTCCTGGCGGACCGGCGCGACGTCGTCTTCGAGTCGCACCTTGCTCACCACCTCGACGCGGACCGCGTCGTCGTCCTTCGCTGCGAGCCGGCGACGCTCGAGCGGCGACTCCGCGAGCGGGGCGAGTCCGAGGCGAAGGCCCGAGAGAACGCGGAGAGCGAGGCGCTCGACGTGATACTGTCGGAAGCGGTCGAGGCCCACGGTCTCGATTCGGTCTACGAGATCGAGACGACGGAGGAACCGCCGGACTCGGTGGCGCGTTCGATCGAGGCGGTCCTCGCTGGCGACCGGGCGCCGAGTGCCGGCGAGGTGGACTACGTGGGGTACCTGCAATGA
- a CDS encoding multiprotein bridging factor aMBF1, with protein MVQCEMCGAETTAPKKIKVEGAKLDVCADCTDFGTEVQTASSTSSTSTKYSTGSSDSGGGDGSASTASSAGGRSGGGSSRSDMFDEMDELVSDYDDRIRRAREDAELSQSDLANELNEKASLIRKLERGETLPSDSVQSKLERFLDISLTGGAGADAEADWEGGSSTGSYTLGDVVKRKD; from the coding sequence ATGGTTCAGTGTGAGATGTGTGGCGCCGAGACGACGGCCCCGAAGAAGATCAAGGTCGAGGGTGCGAAACTCGACGTCTGCGCCGACTGTACCGACTTCGGAACGGAGGTGCAGACGGCGAGCTCGACGTCGAGCACGTCCACGAAGTACTCGACCGGGTCGAGCGACTCCGGGGGCGGCGACGGGTCGGCGTCGACGGCCAGCTCGGCCGGCGGGCGGTCCGGAGGCGGGTCGTCCCGATCGGACATGTTCGACGAGATGGACGAACTCGTCTCCGATTACGACGATCGGATCCGGCGGGCGCGCGAGGACGCGGAGCTCAGCCAGTCCGACCTCGCCAACGAGTTAAACGAGAAGGCGAGTCTCATCAGGAAGCTCGAACGCGGCGAGACGCTCCCGAGCGACAGCGTGCAGTCGAAACTCGAACGGTTCCTCGATATCAGCCTGACCGGTGGCGCCGGCGCGGACGCCGAGGCCGACTGGGAGGGCGGTTCCTCGACGGGCAGCTACACGCTCGGCGACGTCGTCAAGCGGAAGGATTGA
- a CDS encoding CDP-alcohol phosphatidyltransferase family protein: MTLDQLRPYVSGAIRPFVVGFDRAGLSPDGVSVIAFGAAGAAAVAFYLGGVEARWWYAVASLLVLLNGWLDVVDGALAREQEVSSKRGDMLDHVLDRYADVVVIGGLAAGIGAYALGLAAVTGVLLTSYLGTQAQAVGLDRVYGGLVGRADRLAIIGLVGFLAVPLPATYGPYGIVGWLLVFLAAVGHLTALQRFYYAWRALS, from the coding sequence ATGACGCTCGATCAGCTCCGCCCGTACGTGTCGGGGGCGATCAGGCCGTTCGTCGTCGGGTTCGATCGCGCCGGGCTCTCGCCCGACGGCGTGAGCGTCATCGCGTTCGGCGCGGCGGGCGCGGCGGCGGTCGCGTTCTACCTCGGCGGTGTGGAGGCGCGCTGGTGGTACGCGGTCGCCTCGCTGCTCGTCCTCCTGAACGGCTGGCTCGACGTCGTCGACGGCGCGCTCGCCCGCGAACAGGAGGTCTCCTCGAAGCGCGGCGACATGCTCGATCACGTGCTGGATCGGTACGCCGACGTGGTCGTCATCGGCGGACTCGCCGCGGGGATCGGCGCGTACGCGCTCGGGCTGGCGGCCGTGACCGGCGTCCTGCTGACGTCGTACCTCGGGACGCAGGCCCAGGCGGTCGGCCTCGACCGGGTGTACGGCGGGCTGGTCGGTCGAGCGGATCGCCTGGCGATCATCGGGCTCGTCGGCTTCCTCGCGGTCCCGCTCCCGGCGACCTACGGTCCGTACGGGATCGTCGGCTGGCTGCTGGTGTTTCTGGCGGCGGTCGGACACCTCACGGCGCTGCAGCGCTTCTACTACGCCTGGCGAGCACTCTCCTGA